The Primulina tabacum isolate GXHZ01 chromosome 7, ASM2559414v2, whole genome shotgun sequence genome includes a window with the following:
- the LOC142551233 gene encoding uncharacterized protein LOC142551233 has protein sequence MACQVHTWSLSGLVAAFLNLAIAYLFLCVSAVAFFASKFLGFFGLHLPCPCKSIPSRDNCLNRLLVDFPAQQVSNVQLSVKEKFPFNDSTWERNHNNNIGADNCANGILEIEGDASCSSVSDVRQSRNVVGRDFAQWDEEYNVKGKEVISYRPRSRLHRRSRKGGVDHGKYSAASSYDPSLHEEILGSIPHSHSSSNKGGDGITLPVDYGGAYHIEYKKKVSSVAGRRKSNLGSVQMNNSSDDDTEIKKNVLSFEDLQESKSFFGLEGNTIQLLEQELEEARAALDALYIELEKERSAAASAAEEAMAMILRLQEEKASTEMEARQHQRIFEEKSAYDAEEMEILKEILVRREMEKHLLEKEVDGYRQMITLGNQQLEDDGLDASGAPPKFFGLLIDPNDDPLLMLRQFSASTEMKLMTENRSSSGAVNESPIQDKGEKYISKKQENLGGKSIQISGSADIGNIDLQEKEIISTDGNLCLTSNGSQESNFLEKSISIDRKGLEQNEEMNLVPMDEKNSKIVNGTGTSDLHYVQSFKPKEEEVCHEFNSSGDQTLEKDSHVYDVHVVGDGSSICNNENINKSEKLSVGGSSKVIDKNSIPFEALVKKSVNITMDCPSTSGLHAEVNVKRSKSDAYHGLPPLIPKVTSKLSDLRRSSMSMVDSGMVNIDNEVGQLLERLRIVKEGREKLSFSLENRGRENLQLKRLEDTASQVQQIRRLREPGNATLSKKKRCKSVSSGHQRSS, from the exons ATGGCATGCCAGGTGCATACGTGGAGTTTGAGTGGTTTAGTGGCTGCTTTTCTTAATCTGGCAATAGCCTACTTGTTTTTGTGTGTATCTGCTGTAGCTTTTTTTGCTTCGAAATTTCTGGGCTTCTTTGGATTGCACTTACCATGCCCTTGTAAAAGCATCCCCAGTAGAGATAATTGCTTAAATAGGCTATTGGTTGATTTCCCTGCTCAGCAAGTGTCCAATGTTCAGCTCTCTGTTAAGGAGAAATTCCCTTTCAATGATTCCACATGGGAAAGAAACCACAATAATAATATCGGTGCAGATAATTGTGCAAATGGGATTCTTGAAATCGAAGGCGACGCTTCGTGTAGTTCGGTGTCAGATGTGAGGCAGTCGAGAAATGTGGTTGGGAGGGACTTTGCCCAATGGGATGAGGAATATAATGTAAAGGGGAAAGAGGTCATCAGTTATAGGCCAAGGAGTAGATTGCATAGGCGAAGTAGAAAAGGTGGAGTCGACCATGGAAAGTATTCAGCGGCTTCGTCGTATGATCCTTCTTTACATGAAGAGATTCTAGGTAGCATTCCTCATTCTCATTCCTCTAGCAACAAGGGAGGAGATGGAATCACGCTGCCTGTTGATTATGGAGGTGCTTATCACATTGAGT ATAAGAAGAAGGTTTCCTCAGTAGCAGGGAGGAGGAAAAGCAATCTCGGTAGTGTCCAAATGAATAATAGTTCCGATGATGATacagaaattaagaaaaatgtgCTGTCCTTTGAAGACTTACAAGAGTCAAAAAGTTTCTTTGGCCTAGAAGGAAATACAATTCAACTCTTGGAACAAGAACTTGAAGAAGCACGTGCTGCTCTTGATGCCCTGTATATTGAACTTGAAAAAGAGAGAAGTGCAGCTGCCTCTGCTGCAGAAGAGGCTATGGCTATGATTCTTCGCCTGCAGGAAGAGAAGGCATCCACAGAAATGGAAGCTCGGCAACATCAGAggatttttgaagaaaaatctgCCTATGACGCTGAAGAAATGGAGATTTTAAAAGAAATCTTGGTGAGAAGGGAGATGGAGAAACACTTGTTGGAGAAGGAAGTTGATGGGTATAGGCAGATGATTACTCTTGGAAATCAACAATTGGAAGATGATGGTCTGGATGCGAGTGGTGCTCCACCAAAATTTTTTGGACTTTTGATTGATCCGAATGATGATCCTCTTCTGATGCTACGCCAATTTTCAGCATCTACTGAGATGAAGTTAATGACTGAAAATAGAAGTTCAAGTGGTGCTGTGAATGAATCTCCAATTCAAGACAAGGGCGAGAAATATATCTCGAAAAAACAAGAAAACCTTGGGGGGAAATCGATACAAATATCGGGAAGTGCTGATATTGGAAACATTGATCTTCAGGAGAAAGAGATTATATCTACTGATGGTAACTTGTGTTTAACTTCAAATGGTTCTCAAGAAAGTAATTTTCTCGAGAAATCTATCTCTATTGACAGGAAAGGGCTAGAACAAAATGAGGAAATGAACCTGGTCCCAATGGATGAAAAGAATTCTAAAATCGTCAATGGAACTGGAACAAGTGACCTACATTATGTGCAGAGTTTTAAGCCAAAAGAGGAAGAAGTATGTCATGAATTTAACAGTTCAGGTGATCAAACTTTAGAGAAAGACTCTCACGTTTACGATGTTCATGTTGTTGGCGATGGAAGTAGCATTTGCAACAATGAAAACATAAACAAAAGTGAAAAGCTTTCAGTAGGTGGTTCGTCGAAAGTCATTGATAAAAATTCCATCCCGTTTGAAGCCCTTGTGAAGAAGAGTGTCAATATAACGATGGATTGTCCAAGTACTAGTGGCCTGCATGCTGAAGTCAATGTCAAAAGGAGCAAATCAGATGCATATCACGGACTTCCACCACTCATCCCGAAGGTTACATCCAAGCTCTCTGATCTGCGGAGAAGTTCCATGTCTATGGTAGATAGTGGAATGGTAAATATTGACAACGAAGTTGGGCAGCTTCTTGAAAGATTACGGATTGTCAAGGAAGGACGTGAAAAACTTAGCTTCAGTTTGGAGAATCGCGGAAGGGAAAATTTACAATTGAAGCGGCTGGAGGATACAGCAAGCCAGGTTCAACAGATTCGGCGCTTAAGAGAACCAGGAAATGCT ACTTTGTCCAAGAAAAAACGGTGCAAAAGTGTTTCTTCGGGGCACCAAAGAAGCTCCTGA